From the Thermodesulfobacteriota bacterium genome, the window TGTCGATCACGACTCCGCCTCCAGGCAGGACGTACAACTCCCGGTGGGTCGTGGTGTGGCGACCCTTTCCCGTGGCCTCGCTCGTGGCCGCGGTCGGCCGGGCGTCGGTTCCCAGGAGCCGATTCAGAAGCGTGGTCTTCCCGGCGCCCGAAGAGCCGACGAGACAGACGGTCTGCCCCGCTGCCGCGAGGCGGCGAACCGCCTCCACGCCCTCGCCGTCTCTCGCGCTCACGGCAAGGACCGCCGCGCCCGGCGCCAAGGCCCTCGTCTCGGCCACCAGGCCATCCACGTCGGTGCGCAGGTCGGCCTTGTTCAGCACCAGGGCCGGTTCCACGCCGCCGCTCCAGGCCAGGGTGACATAGCGTTCGATGCGACGGGGGTTGTAGTCGCGATCCAGCCCACAGACGATGATCACCCGATCCAGGTTGGCGGCCAGCACCTGCTCCGCGGCGAGCGATTCGTCGGTTCGCCGCCGGTCCGTGTTGCCCCGCGCGAGGCGGTTCCGCCGTGGGAGCACGGCGCACACCGCGACGGTGCCCCCAGAAGCCTCGAAGGCCACCACCCAATCGCCCACCGCGGGTTCAGGATACGTGCGGCGCGCGCGTCCGGTCAGGACGGCAGACTCTTCCCCACGCCGTCCCAGCAGGCGAACTTTGGTGTGGGATGCGAACGCAACCCGAGCGGGAAAGGTGTCCGGTCCGGTCAGAAAGGGCTGTGCAAGTTCCTCCCAGTGGGCGCTCCAGCCCAGGACGTCTCGTTCCAACATGATCCTCCTCCGCTTGGGGAGGTTTTCGACACCGCTATCGACCAGGCAGTCTCCCGAGCCCCGCCGCGTGCCGCAAACGACTCATGGGGGCTGAATGGTCCCCGCCATCTCGAGATGACCGGACGGGGTCCGGCGCAGCACCACGAGCTCACCGGAGCGGGGGAAGACTCCCGTAAGCGCCGTGATGTTGACCTGATGGCTGACCAGTACCACAGGGTCGCCGGAGGGCTGGCCGGCAAGCCACTCCCGCAGCGCCCGCGTCTGCTCCGCGCCGTGCTCTGGATTGGCAAAAAAGGAGTTCAGGGCGGGAAGCTCCGCAACCGGGCCGAGCCCGAGGAGCCGCGCCGTCTCGAGGCATCGGCACCACTGGCTGGCGAACACCCGGGCCGAGGAGATGCCGTTGGCGCGAAGGAGCGCCCCGATCCGCTTCGCCTGTTCGCGGCCTTCTTCGGAGAGGTTTCGCTGGGTGCCGCAGTCGCCGAGGACGAACCCCGGAGGGTCTCCGGTGCCGGGGGCAACCGCGTGCCGCAGCAGCGCCGCGTGCCCTCCCGAACGAAGCGCCGCCCAGAGCTCGGACTCGGCCTCCGCAGAGGCCCCGGGGACCGCGCAGAGCAGGCAGGCCCACACCGCCGCGGCGATCGCCGCCGCAGTTCTCAGGTCCGGACGAGGGCCGGGGATGTGCGGAGTCAACGTGCCGCAGACGTCCCCGGGGAGGGCCCCGACGTGTTCGATCAGCCGACGCAACACGGCCTGAAGCATCTGCACATGCGGTCTCGGGTGATTCCCTTCTTGGCCATCACGCCACCTCCTCAGCGGCTTCCCCCAACTCCTCCGCGATCGCCCGGAACTGCTCCAGCGCGGCAGGGTCGCACACGGTCTCGC encodes:
- the rsgA gene encoding ribosome small subunit-dependent GTPase A; translation: MLERDVLGWSAHWEELAQPFLTGPDTFPARVAFASHTKVRLLGRRGEESAVLTGRARRTYPEPAVGDWVVAFEASGGTVAVCAVLPRRNRLARGNTDRRRTDESLAAEQVLAANLDRVIIVCGLDRDYNPRRIERYVTLAWSGGVEPALVLNKADLRTDVDGLVAETRALAPGAAVLAVSARDGEGVEAVRRLAAAGQTVCLVGSSGAGKTTLLNRLLGTDARPTAATSEATGKGRHTTTHRELYVLPGGGVVIDTPGLRAVGLDLGEEGLDAAFCDIAQLARDCRFRDCRHEGEPGCAVQAAADHGDLDPARWESYRRLGREARYRQLAADAGTAAAERKRWRSIHKELRRMTHG
- a CDS encoding histidine phosphatase family protein — encoded protein: MLQAVLRRLIEHVGALPGDVCGTLTPHIPGPRPDLRTAAAIAAAVWACLLCAVPGASAEAESELWAALRSGGHAALLRHAVAPGTGDPPGFVLGDCGTQRNLSEEGREQAKRIGALLRANGISSARVFASQWCRCLETARLLGLGPVAELPALNSFFANPEHGAEQTRALREWLAGQPSGDPVVLVSHQVNITALTGVFPRSGELVVLRRTPSGHLEMAGTIQPP